The stretch of DNA GTACTGGTCGGAACTGGCCTCCACCGCGGCGCCCGGCGACAAGGAAGCATCGACGAAAAGCCGCTGCATGCGGAAATTGGCGCGCATCTCAAACAATCCCGATCAAACGAAGAGGGCGAACATAACCCAATAGAGCAACGCCGCAAGCGCCGCCGACGCAGGCACGGTAATGATCCAGGCGGCAATGATGGTCATGAAATGCGAGCGCCGCACAAGATAGCGGCGGCGCGCCTCATGAACGTTCGGCTCTTCCGGTTCGTCGATCGCCCAGGCCTCGGCCTTGCTGCGCATATATTCGATGCGGCGCTTGGAATTGCGCGTGTACCATTCGCGGAAGAAACCGACGCCGAAAACGGCGCCAACGGCGATGTGCGTCGTGCTGACCGGCAGTCCGAACCAGGACGCGACGATGACGGTGAAGGCCGTCGAGAGTGCGACACAATAGGCCCGCATCGGATTGAGTTTGGTGATCTGCTCGCCGACAAGGTGGATGAGGCGCGGGCCGAATAGCAGCAGACCGACGGAGATACCGAGGGCACCGATCAGCATCACCCAGAGTGGCGGCGCGTTACCGCCGGATGAAAGGCCCGATATCGAACGCACGATTGCCGAAAGCGGGCCGATGGCGTTCGAAACGTCGTTAGCGCCGTGTGCGAAGGACAGCAGCGCTGCAGAGCCGATCAGCGGGAATTTGAAGAGAATGCGCAGCGAACTGTTGCGGTTTTCGAGGCCTTGCGATTGCCGTGCGACGATCGGCCTTGACGCTGCCCAGGCAACGAGGCCGGCAGATAATCCGAATGCAAGGATTGTCGGTGACGAAAATCGCCCGGCGGGCGTGAGCTGCAAGACCATATAAGCCGCAAAACCGCCGGTCATCATGGCAATCAGCGCCGGAACCCAGCGCCGTGCTGCCGCGATCTTGTCGTCACGGTAGATGATCAAGGTCTTGACGAGGTAGAGCAGGCCAGCGGCGATCACGCCGCCGATCAGAGGCGATGTCATCCAGCTTGAGGTAATCTCGACCATGACGCGCCAGTTGACGGGATCCGGTCCGACAGCGGCAATTCCGGCACCGATCACCGCGCCGACGATCGCATGTGTCGTCGAGACCGGCGCGTTCAGCCAGGTCGCAAGATTGATCCAGAGCGCTGCAGCCATCAGCGCGGCCATCATGATCCAGGCAAGCAGGCCTTCGGGAACCTGTACGGCATCGATGATGCTCGACGAGATCGTTCTGACCACCGCTCCGCCGGCGATTGTTGCTCCGAGAACCTCGAAGGCTGCCGCGATGACGAGTGCCTGTGCCATCGTCATGGCACGCGCGCCGACGGCGGCGCCGACATTGTTCGTCACGTCGTTGGCGCCGATGTTCATGGCCATGTAGGCAGCGAGCGCAGCAGCGGCGATGACGAGAACGGCGCCCTGCCGGTCGAAGACGTAGGCGCCTGCAAATAGCATCGCCACACCGAGGAAGATCAGGCCGAGGCCCGGGGCGACCAGCTTGCGCGCGACGAACTTCGCCGCGTCCTCGGCATGGGTGATTTTGTCGAGGTCCTTGTCGAGCGTTCGTTTCGTAAGAACGGGAGTTCGGCTGGGCATTCTGTTCCTTGGGTCAAATCCTGCTTTAGCGCCCCTTTATCCTAGCAGCGCAAGAAGGCAGGAATCATTCCGCTGGAATCTGCCTGGGCAAGCTTGCCTGAGGCCGCTCGCTCATCCTTCGCTTGAAGAGCAGGAAGAGATCGCGAAGCTCGGGCTCGTTGACGCGCTTGGCCGCCTCGTCGCAGGTTACCCACTCGATCCTACGTTCGCCCTTTTCCTTGAAGTTCTTGGCGACATCGGTGACCTCAAGCACATAGACCTGGACCTTGCAGGTTACTTTCAGTCCGTCCTTCAGCATCTTCGGATAGGTGTAGGAGCCGAGCGGCTCGTGTTCGACAGCGCCACGCGCGCCCGCTTCCTCATGGGCCTCACGGGCGGCAACTTCATAGGAGCGCTTGCCATTCATCGGCCAGCCCTTAGGAATGACCCAGCGGCCCGTATCGCGGCTCGTCACCAAGAGAACCTCGACCTCACTGGTCTTCTTCTTCACCCGGTAACAGAGGGCAGCATATTGCAGTCGCGGCGGGCGACGGAACATCAGCTGCACATCAGAAGCCAGTCGGGCAAGAATCGTCAATTGTCGGGTCACCTTTTAAGTCTGCCTCAGGAATCACTAATATAAGTTTCGCATGGAAATCTTGCACGGTCCATGCGCCGTTTGACGGTAGAGGACATGATCTACACTTCGAATAAGGAAATTCGTTGCCGTTCCGCTTCGGAATTCCGTCAGATCGTGTTCTGATTGCGTCCTTGCACAGCTGTTCAATATGCTCCCGACTGACGTCTCATTCAATGCCGGGGACATTTGTTCCTCCGGATTCTTTCAAGATAGGGTGACTATGCGTCTTGCGCTGCTCAACTCTCGTGCGATGCCTAAAGTTCCCAGTAGGGAACCGGGCCGTAGAGGTCGGCGAGATAGTCGATGAACAGGCGAACCTTGGCCGGTAAAAACTGCCGGCTGGGGTATACTGCGGAGAGCGCCACGTTGCGGGAGCCCTCATAGGCCGGCAGCACCTGCACGAGATTGCCGCTCTTGAGTTCATCGCCGATATCCCAGGTGGAGCGCAGCGCGATGCCGAGCCCCGCGATCACCGTCTCGCGGATCACCTCGCTGGAATTGGTGACGAGCATGCCCTCCGGCCGCAGGCTCATCGCGCCGCCCGGTCCTTCAAGGCGCCATAGGTCGTTGTTGTGCGCCGGCAGGCAGCGATGGTTCTTCAGGTCGTCGATGCTTTGCGGCATCCCGTGCATGTTGAGATAGGAAGGCGCGGCACAAAGCAGGCGCCGGACCGGCGCGAGCCTTCGAGCGACGAGGCTGGAATCGGTGAGCTCGGCAATGCGGATTGCCAGGTCGAAGCCGCCGCCGACGATATCGCTTAATTCATCCGTCAGCACGAGGTTGATCGCAAGCTCCGGGTGTGCGTCCATGAACGCCTTGAGATGCGGCGCAATATGCATGCGGCCGAATGAGGTGGGTGCCGAGATCTTTAGCGTGCCGTGCATCAGCGCCGAGCGGCCGGAGATGTAATATTCCGCTTCCTCCAGCCCAGCGAGAATGGCGAGCACGCGATCGTAGAAACCCTGGCCGGCCTCCGTCAACGAAATCTGGCGGGTCGTGCGTTGCAAGAGACGTGTGCCGAGCCTGTCTTCCAGTCGTTTGATGCGCTTGGAAACGACGGCCGGCGAAAAGCCGAGCAGGCGCCCGGCAAGCGACATGCTGCCGGTCGAAACGACCTTGGCAAATATCTCGAGATCACCCAGATTTGTCATATTGCTTCTAGACTTTTTCCCTTTTGGCATAAATGCCTAGCATTTGCGCCAGTTTCGGGAAAGTGCTAAGCCAAACGAGCCGGTTGTCGTGGAGGACGCGCCGGTTTCGCCGCCATTCGTCCGAAGGAAGCGCGCCATGTCTGACGCCATCTCTTTTCTCGCTCCGCGCGCCGATGTGCTGGCCCGCCGCCGCCAGATCGTCGGCGATCTCGTCGACTTGCTGCCGCCCGAATGTCTCATTCACGAGGCGCGAGAGCTCGTGCCCTTCGAAACAGATGCCTTCGTTGCCTATCGCCGGGTGCCGCTTGCCGTCGCATTGCCAAGCACCACCGTCGAAGTCGCAGCCGTGATGAAATATTGCCATCGCTACGGCATTCCGATCGTGCCTCGCGGGGCGGGCACCTCGCTCTCAGGCGGTGCCATCCCGCAGGAGGATGCGGTCGTGATCGGCCTTTCGAAGATGAACCGCATTCTGGAAATCGATTATCAAAACCGGGCAGCCGTCGTCCAGGCGGGCGTCACGAACCTCAATATTTCCGAATCGGTCTCGGCGGATGGTTTCTTCTACGCGCCCGATCCCAGCTCGCAGCTGGCCTGCACCATCGGCGGCAATATCGGCATGAATTCCGGCGGTGCGCACTGCCTGAAATACGGCGTCACGACCAACAACCTGCTCGGCGTGAAGATGGTGCTGACGGATGGAACGGTGATCGAGTTCGGTGGCAAGGCGCTGGATGCGGGAGGCTACGACTTGCTGGGTCTGGTCTGCGGCCACGAGGGACAGCTCGGCATCGTCACCGAAGCGACGGTCCGCCTGATCGCGAAGCCCGAGGGTGCGCGGCCTGTGCTCTTCGGCTTCGACAGTTCCGAGGAAGCCGGCTCCTGCGTCGCCGATATCATCGCGGCGGGCATCATTCCCGTGGCGATCGAGTTCATGGATAAGCCGGCGATCGAGATATGCGAGGCCTTTGCCCATGCGGGATACCCGCTCGATGCCGGTGCGCTGCTGATCGTCGAGGTCGAAGGCTCCGAGACGGAGATGGACGGCATTTTGAAAAACATCGTCGAGATCGCCCGCCGTCATGGCGTAAGATCCATTCGCGAGAGCCAGTCGGCGACGGAGGCGGCCCAGATATGGAAAGGTCGCAAATCCGCATTCGGGGCCACGGGGCGGATTGCGGACTATATCTGCATGGACGGCACGGTGCCGCTCAGCCAACTTTCCTATGTGTTGAAACAGACGTCGGAGATCGTCGATCGCTACGGTCTGCGCGTCGCGAACGTCTTTCACGCTGGCGACGGCAACATGCACCCGTTGATCCTTTTCAATGCCAACGATCCGCAGGACGCAGCGCGAGCCGAGGCCGCCGGCAACGACATCCTGAAGCTCTGCGTCGATGCCGGCGGCTGTCTCACCGGCGAACATGGCGTCGGCATCGAGAAGCGTGACCTGATGCGGCATCAATTTTCCGACGTGGATCTCGCTCAGCAGATGGCGGTGCGCTCCGCCTTCGATCCGGGCTGGCTGCTCAATCCGTCCAAGGTCTTCCCGCTTGATGGGCGCGCCGCCGTATGACCGATTTTCTGCCGGAGACGGAAGAGGCCGCAGCCTCGATCATTCGTGAACACGCGGCCGCGGGTAAGCCGCTTGCCATATGTGGCGGCAACACCCGCTCGGGCTTCGGCAATGCTGTGGCGAAGGACCGGTTGCGTTCGACCGGACTGACCGGCATCGTCTCGTACAATCCCGGCGAGATGGTCCTGACCGCGCGCGCCGGAACACCGCTTGCAGAGGTCGAGGCGGCGCTTGCGGAAAACGGGCAGATGCTGGCTTTCGAGCCGATGGACCACCGCCCGGTCATGGGCACGTCCGGCGAGCCGACCATCGGCGGTGTCTTTGCCGCCAACGTCTCCGGTCCTCGCCGCTTCGTAGCAGGCGCGGCGCGCGACAGCCTGCTCGGCATCCGCTTCGTCAACGGCAGGGGCGAGATCGTCAAGGCGGGCGGGCGGGTGATGAAGAATGTCACCGGCCTCGATCTCGTCAAGCTTCTCGCCGGTTCGCACGGCACGCTTGGCTTGCTGACGGAAGTCACCTTCCGCGTCCCACCACGGCCGAAAACGGAAGAGACAATCGTCGTCTCCGGCCTCAATGATGCGGAAGCAGCCGCTGCGATGGCCGCGGCGATGGCACAGCCGGTCGAGGTCTCAGGTGCAGCCCACCTTCCCTTGACCGTCACCTGGAAATTCCTCGGCGGCAAGCTGCCGGAGGGCGAGACGACCGTTCTCAGGATCGAAGGTCTGCCGGGCTCCGTCGAAGCGCGCGCTGAAAAGCTGGCGTCGGCGACGTCGGCCTTCGGCACGGTCGCGAGATTGGACGAGCCCGCCAGCCGCCAGCTCTGGCGCGAAATACGCGATGTGCTTCCTTATGTCGATGAAACGATGCGCCCGGTCTGGCGCATCTCCGTCGCTCCGACCATCGGCCACCAGCTCGTCGCCGCCCTCCGCCTCGAAGCTGGCGTCGATGCGTTCTATGATTGGCAAGGCGGCCTGATCTGGATGCGGATGGAGGCCGATCCGGAGTCGCAGCTCATCCGACGTTTCATCAAGGTGCTGGGCGGCGGCCACGCTACGCTGATCCGGGCAACTGACGCGGCGCGCGCTGCCGTATCGGCGTTCCAGCCGCAGCCCGAAGCCGTCGCGCAGCTGTCGGCGCGGGTGAAGGAGAAGTTCGATCCGGCGGGAATACTCAATCAGGGAAAGATGGGGTGATATGATGGCCGTTATCCGCTTGTGGCAGCACCCCCCTGTGTCCCTACGGGACATCTCCCCCACAAGGTGTGAGATTGGCAATGCATGTCGTGCGCTCTTTCCACTCTGGTCCAACTTCGACGGCAAGGTCGTCGCATCCGATCTTCCCCCTTGTGGGGGAGATGTCTGGAAGGACAGAGGGGGGCATGCCTCCTCACGGCCGGGAGTTGCCTGATGCAAACCAACTTCACTGCCGAGCAGCTAACCGATCCGCACGTCGCCGAATCCGAGAAGATTCTGCGCAAATGCGTGCATTGTGGTTTCTGTACCGCGACCTGTCCCACCTATGTGACGCTCGGCAACGAGCTCGACAGCCCGCGCGGCCGCATTTATCTCATCAAGGATATGCTGGAAAACGGCCGGGCCGCGGATGCCAAAGTGGTTACACATATCGACCGCTGTCTCTCCTGCCTGGCCTGCGTGACGACGTGTCCCTCCGGCGTCGACTACATGCATTTGGTCGATCATGCCCGGGCCCATATCGAAAAGACCTATAAACGTCCTTTCATGAACCGGTTGACGCGCGCCATCCTCGCGGCGGTGCTGCCCTATCCGGGCCGCTTCCGCCTGGCGTTGAAGCTTGCGAAGATCGGTAGGCCGCTCCAGGGCCTGATGCGTGCGCCGGCCTTGAAGCCGTTTGCCGCGATGCTGGCACTTGCGCCGAAACATATTCCGGCGCCGTCGCCCTTCTCGCTGCCGGCGGTCCATGCTGCGAAGGCGGAAAAGCGCGGCCGGGTCGCGATTCTGACAGGCTGCGCTCAGCCGGTGCTCGATCCCGCGATCAACGAGGCGGCGATCAGGCTTTTGACCCGCCTTGGCATCGAGGTGGTAGCGCCCGCCGGCGAGGTCTGCTGCGGCTCGCTGGTGCATCACATGGGCCGCGAGGAGCAGGCGCTTGCAAGCGCACGGGCAAACGTCGATGTCTGGACGCGCGAGATCGAGAAGGGTGGTCTGGACGCGATCATCATCACCGCCTCCGGCTGCGGCACCACGATCAAGGATTACGGCCACATGCTCCGTCTTGATCCCGCCTATTCACAAAAGGCGACAGGCGTGGCGGCATTGGCGAAGGACATAACGGAATTCCTGGCCTCGCTCGACCTGCCGGCCAATGTGCCGAAGGGCCTGACGGTAACCTATCATTCTGCCTGCTCCATGCAGCACGGCCAAAAGATCACCATGGCGCCGAAACAACTTCTGAAGGCGGCCGGCTTCACGGTGCGCGATCCGGCGGAAGGCCATCTCTGTTGCGGTTCGGCTGGTACCTACAACATCATGCAGCCGGATATCTCCGCGGCGCTGAAGGTGCGCAAGGTGAAGAATATTGAGGCGACGAAGCCGGATGTGATTGCAACCGGAAATATCGGCTGCATCACGCAGATCGCGACCGGCACAGCGATCCCAATTCTGCATACGATTGAACTGCTTGATTGGGCCTATGGCGGCGATATACCGCAAAAATTAAGAGGTTTTCCGTTAGCGTGAGTCGGGCCGGTTTTCGGCCGGTCACGGAGTTCAGCGCTATGCGGCGTACAATCATATTGCTTGCAGGTCTGCTTGGCGCGGCAGGGGCCGCTCACGCCGACAGCCGCTTCTTTTGCTCAACGGACGATAATAGCGCGCGGTTCACGATCGAAAGCGGCTTTCAGGACGAGGCCGGCCACAGGCTCAATCATTTCCGCGGCGCGCTGATCGTCAAGAACAACTCGGTTCCCGAGGCCTTCAGGAAACGCGTGTTCGATTCCAGCAAACTCACGAACCGCTGGTCGAATGACGGTGAACTCCGCCTCGAGATTTTCGATGATGGCAGCGAAGACGCCAAAGACCAGTCACTGAGCCTCGTCATTCTTGCCGAGGGCCGGGGGAAGAATTTTTCGGGCACCTACGGACTGATGGTCAGTGGCGACGGAAAGCCGTTCACCGCCAGCGGCAAGGTCAGCTGCGGCTCCAAGTGAGCCGTAACAGCTTGAACAGCCGCAACAATCTTACCTCACGTCAATATGAAAAGGGCGGCACAAGGCCGCCCGTCGTTATCAAGTAATCAGCGACGTCAGCCGCCGCCGAAGATAGTGCGCAGCACGTCGATGCCCCTGTCCTGGTAGGCGACGTTGCCTTGCTTGTTGCCGGGGCCGATGACGATCACCTTCGTGCCGACCGGCGCGCGCGAATAGAGATGGATGACGTCATTATTCATCATTCGGATGCAGCCGGAAGACATGTTGAGGCCGATCGTCCAGGGTTGATTGGTGCCGTGGATGCGGAAAATGGTGTCGCGTCCGCCCTTGTAGAGATACATGGCGCGTGCGCCGAGCGGATTGTCCTCGCCGCCCTCCTGAAAGGCGGGAATGATATGGCCCTTGCGGGCTTCGCGGATGCGCATCTCGGCCGGTGGCGTCCAGCTCGGCCATTCTGCCTTGCGGCCGACCTTGACGACGCCCGACCATCCGAAGCCATCACGGCCGACACCGATACCGTAGCGCGTGGCGCGGTTCTTCGACTCGACGAAGTAGAGATACTTGTTGTTGGTATCGACGATGATCGTCCCCGGTGCTTCGTCGGTCACGAGCCGCACGAGTTTGCGCTTATACTGCGGCTTGACGAACTTCGACTGCGCGACGCGGACGACCGGCGCAGCATCGTGCGTCGCTGGTTGGGCAACGGCGGGCATTATTGCGACGGAAAACGCAATGCCGGCGGCCACAAGGCCGGAGGCGACTTTCAGCATGATTGATTCCCCTCAAAAGCAAGATCGGGCTGAAGCTACCTGAACTTCAGCCTGATTCAAGATCAGTTGCCGCCGCCATTGCACTTTTCGAGTATGCCGGTCCCGGATGTCCTTGCAGAGCGGAACTAAATCCGGGCGTTACATGACGATAACCCGCGTGCCCACGTTGACGCGTTCGTAAAGGTCGACAACGTCTTCGTTGCGCAGGCGGATGCAGCCGGATGAGACGGCGCTGCCGATCGTCCAGGGTGCGTTGGTGCCGTGGATGCGGTAGAGCGTCGAGCCGAGATACATGGCGCGCGCGCCGAGCGGGTTCTCCGGGCCGCCATCCATGCGCGCAGGCAGATAATGGCCCTTGGCGGCTTCGCGGCTGATCATGTCGGAAGGCGGCGTCCAAGCCGGCCATTCCGACTTACGGGTGATCTTGTGCGCGCCGGCCCACTCGAAGCCCGGCTTGCCGACGCCGACGCCATATCGCCGGGCCTTGCCGTGTGCCATCACGAGATAGAGAAAGCGGTTGTTGGTGTCGATGACGATCGTGCCCGGCTTTTCCTTGGTTTCGTAATCGACCATCTGCGGCAGATATTGCGGCTCGATCTGATGGCGGATCACCGGTACCCCGGGACGAACGGCCGCAACCTGCTGCACGGCCGGTGCCCGGCGGAAGAACCGGCGCTGGAAGAAGCCGCGCGACTGCACGGCCGGGCGCTGATAGACGACGGGACGAACGCCGCCACCGAGCTGGTTGAGCCACGGCGCGGTGAGATCGGGGCTGAGAACGACCGGCGGGCGGCTCGCATAGCGATCGTCGCCGAGCGCCGGCGAGACAAGAAGGCCGATCAGGCCGGCGGCAATCAAGACGGATTTCATCATCGGACGGACTCTCTACAAATGACCGAGAATGCATGAGGGCGGCATTTCTGCCTGACAGAATGCTGCCATCATCCCGCCAGCGAATGGTAAAGATCGATTCATTAAAAGCTGGCCTCCGCAATAAACTTTTCGTCAGGGTTACTCTTCGGTTTGGAAACAAGGTTTCTAAATGGTAAAGCCGGATTCTGAGCGCAGGAGCTTCGGAGAAGAATGAGCGAATCGGGTATCATCACCGGCGACGACGGCAAGAGCCGCTGCCATTGGCACGCGAATCTCCCCGACTACATGCGCTATCACGACGAGGAATGGGGCCGGCCGGTCACCGACGATATCCGCCTCTTTGAGAAAATCTGCCTCGAGGGTTTTCAGTCCGGCCTCTCCTGGCTGACGATCCTGCGCAAGCGCGAGAATTTCCGCGCCGCCTTTGCGGGCTTCGATTTCGAAAAGATTGCGCTCTTCGACGAGCGGGATATCGAGCGCTGCCTTGCCGATGCCGGCATCGTGCGCCATCGTGGCAAGGTCGCCTCGACAATCAACAATGCACGGCACGCGATCGCTTTGAGGGCCGAATTCGGCTCGCTCGCGCATTATTTCTGGAGCTATG from Rhizobium sp. 007 encodes:
- a CDS encoding FAD-linked oxidase C-terminal domain-containing protein, with the protein product MSDAISFLAPRADVLARRRQIVGDLVDLLPPECLIHEARELVPFETDAFVAYRRVPLAVALPSTTVEVAAVMKYCHRYGIPIVPRGAGTSLSGGAIPQEDAVVIGLSKMNRILEIDYQNRAAVVQAGVTNLNISESVSADGFFYAPDPSSQLACTIGGNIGMNSGGAHCLKYGVTTNNLLGVKMVLTDGTVIEFGGKALDAGGYDLLGLVCGHEGQLGIVTEATVRLIAKPEGARPVLFGFDSSEEAGSCVADIIAAGIIPVAIEFMDKPAIEICEAFAHAGYPLDAGALLIVEVEGSETEMDGILKNIVEIARRHGVRSIRESQSATEAAQIWKGRKSAFGATGRIADYICMDGTVPLSQLSYVLKQTSEIVDRYGLRVANVFHAGDGNMHPLILFNANDPQDAARAEAAGNDILKLCVDAGGCLTGEHGVGIEKRDLMRHQFSDVDLAQQMAVRSAFDPGWLLNPSKVFPLDGRAAV
- a CDS encoding inorganic phosphate transporter, translating into MPSRTPVLTKRTLDKDLDKITHAEDAAKFVARKLVAPGLGLIFLGVAMLFAGAYVFDRQGAVLVIAAAALAAYMAMNIGANDVTNNVGAAVGARAMTMAQALVIAAAFEVLGATIAGGAVVRTISSSIIDAVQVPEGLLAWIMMAALMAAALWINLATWLNAPVSTTHAIVGAVIGAGIAAVGPDPVNWRVMVEITSSWMTSPLIGGVIAAGLLYLVKTLIIYRDDKIAAARRWVPALIAMMTGGFAAYMVLQLTPAGRFSSPTILAFGLSAGLVAWAASRPIVARQSQGLENRNSSLRILFKFPLIGSAALLSFAHGANDVSNAIGPLSAIVRSISGLSSGGNAPPLWVMLIGALGISVGLLLFGPRLIHLVGEQITKLNPMRAYCVALSTAFTVIVASWFGLPVSTTHIAVGAVFGVGFFREWYTRNSKRRIEYMRSKAEAWAIDEPEEPNVHEARRRYLVRRSHFMTIIAAWIITVPASAALAALLYWVMFALFV
- the glcF gene encoding glycolate oxidase subunit GlcF, with protein sequence MQTNFTAEQLTDPHVAESEKILRKCVHCGFCTATCPTYVTLGNELDSPRGRIYLIKDMLENGRAADAKVVTHIDRCLSCLACVTTCPSGVDYMHLVDHARAHIEKTYKRPFMNRLTRAILAAVLPYPGRFRLALKLAKIGRPLQGLMRAPALKPFAAMLALAPKHIPAPSPFSLPAVHAAKAEKRGRVAILTGCAQPVLDPAINEAAIRLLTRLGIEVVAPAGEVCCGSLVHHMGREEQALASARANVDVWTREIEKGGLDAIIITASGCGTTIKDYGHMLRLDPAYSQKATGVAALAKDITEFLASLDLPANVPKGLTVTYHSACSMQHGQKITMAPKQLLKAAGFTVRDPAEGHLCCGSAGTYNIMQPDISAALKVRKVKNIEATKPDVIATGNIGCITQIATGTAIPILHTIELLDWAYGGDIPQKLRGFPLA
- a CDS encoding LysR family transcriptional regulator, coding for MTNLGDLEIFAKVVSTGSMSLAGRLLGFSPAVVSKRIKRLEDRLGTRLLQRTTRQISLTEAGQGFYDRVLAILAGLEEAEYYISGRSALMHGTLKISAPTSFGRMHIAPHLKAFMDAHPELAINLVLTDELSDIVGGGFDLAIRIAELTDSSLVARRLAPVRRLLCAAPSYLNMHGMPQSIDDLKNHRCLPAHNNDLWRLEGPGGAMSLRPEGMLVTNSSEVIRETVIAGLGIALRSTWDIGDELKSGNLVQVLPAYEGSRNVALSAVYPSRQFLPAKVRLFIDYLADLYGPVPYWEL
- a CDS encoding L,D-transpeptidase → MMKSVLIAAGLIGLLVSPALGDDRYASRPPVVLSPDLTAPWLNQLGGGVRPVVYQRPAVQSRGFFQRRFFRRAPAVQQVAAVRPGVPVIRHQIEPQYLPQMVDYETKEKPGTIVIDTNNRFLYLVMAHGKARRYGVGVGKPGFEWAGAHKITRKSEWPAWTPPSDMISREAAKGHYLPARMDGGPENPLGARAMYLGSTLYRIHGTNAPWTIGSAVSSGCIRLRNEDVVDLYERVNVGTRVIVM
- the glcE gene encoding glycolate oxidase subunit GlcE, which produces MTDFLPETEEAAASIIREHAAAGKPLAICGGNTRSGFGNAVAKDRLRSTGLTGIVSYNPGEMVLTARAGTPLAEVEAALAENGQMLAFEPMDHRPVMGTSGEPTIGGVFAANVSGPRRFVAGAARDSLLGIRFVNGRGEIVKAGGRVMKNVTGLDLVKLLAGSHGTLGLLTEVTFRVPPRPKTEETIVVSGLNDAEAAAAMAAAMAQPVEVSGAAHLPLTVTWKFLGGKLPEGETTVLRIEGLPGSVEARAEKLASATSAFGTVARLDEPASRQLWREIRDVLPYVDETMRPVWRISVAPTIGHQLVAALRLEAGVDAFYDWQGGLIWMRMEADPESQLIRRFIKVLGGGHATLIRATDAARAAVSAFQPQPEAVAQLSARVKEKFDPAGILNQGKMG
- a CDS encoding NUDIX hydrolase; the encoded protein is MTILARLASDVQLMFRRPPRLQYAALCYRVKKKTSEVEVLLVTSRDTGRWVIPKGWPMNGKRSYEVAAREAHEEAGARGAVEHEPLGSYTYPKMLKDGLKVTCKVQVYVLEVTDVAKNFKEKGERRIEWVTCDEAAKRVNEPELRDLFLLFKRRMSERPQASLPRQIPAE
- a CDS encoding L,D-transpeptidase — protein: MLKVASGLVAAGIAFSVAIMPAVAQPATHDAAPVVRVAQSKFVKPQYKRKLVRLVTDEAPGTIIVDTNNKYLYFVESKNRATRYGIGVGRDGFGWSGVVKVGRKAEWPSWTPPAEMRIREARKGHIIPAFQEGGEDNPLGARAMYLYKGGRDTIFRIHGTNQPWTIGLNMSSGCIRMMNNDVIHLYSRAPVGTKVIVIGPGNKQGNVAYQDRGIDVLRTIFGGG
- a CDS encoding DNA-3-methyladenine glycosylase I, which encodes MSESGIITGDDGKSRCHWHANLPDYMRYHDEEWGRPVTDDIRLFEKICLEGFQSGLSWLTILRKRENFRAAFAGFDFEKIALFDERDIERCLADAGIVRHRGKVASTINNARHAIALRAEFGSLAHYFWSYEPQLHERPALVDRQHVAANPTTPVSVRISKDLKKRGWTFVGPTTVYAFMQAMGLVNDHIEGCFCRAEVEAMRAALVRP